CCTGCCATGCCTTTTTATTTGCAATGAACCTTGTGCTTGACCGAAGTACTGTCTCCACAATCCTGAGGTTGTTCGCCTTCAGAGATGCCCCGGTCTCTGTAAGCTCCACTATGGCGTCAGCGAGATGTGGGGGCTTGACCTCTGTCGCACCCCATGAAAAATCAACCTCTGCCTTTACGCCCTTTGACTTGAGATACCTCTGCGTAAACCCTACAAGCTCTGTTGCAATGCGTTTGCCATTGAGGTCTTTTACTGTTTTTATCCTGGAGTTCATTGGCACTGCGATTACCCAGCTTACTGGCCGCAGGCCCTCTTTTGCATAAATTAATTCCGCAACTTCCACTACATCTGCTTTTTGCTCAAGTATCCAGTCATGCCCTGTAAGGCCACAGTCGAGGATTCCATTATCAACATACCTTGCCATCTCCTGTGCCCTGATGAGCATTGATTCAATCTCAGGGTCATCGAATGCCGGGTAATATGAACGGCTTGAGACTGAAACATGATAGCCCGCCTTTTTGAATAGTTTTAATGTTGACTCCTGGAGACTTCCCTTGGGGAGTCCAAGTTTAAGTATCTTGAGTTTAGTATTCATATATCTTTGCCTTTTACATGTAGGGGCGAGGCGTTGCCTCGCCCCCTTCCTGGCCGTCCCTTACATTTAGATAGAACGTAATTTTTTTTATATTTTATAATACTATAATACATAAAAATAAATTTAAAATGCAAAAATACCAATTCTTACGGCTTTACATAGGCATAGCCTTCAGCCTGCCTTTCTATAATCTCTGTTATGCCTGCTGGTATTACCTCTATAAATGAGGGCATGGCAT
The genomic region above belongs to Nitrospirota bacterium and contains:
- a CDS encoding ATP phosphoribosyltransferase, whose translation is MNTKLKILKLGLPKGSLQESTLKLFKKAGYHVSVSSRSYYPAFDDPEIESMLIRAQEMARYVDNGILDCGLTGHDWILEQKADVVEVAELIYAKEGLRPVSWVIAVPMNSRIKTVKDLNGKRIATELVGFTQRYLKSKGVKAEVDFSWGATEVKPPHLADAIVELTETGASLKANNLRIVETVLRSSTRFIANKKAWQDKWKRQKMENIVMLLRGALAAEEKVGLKMNVPEKSLKRVMSLLSAIHSPTISPLSDKGWYALEVIIDERTVRDIIPKLKMAGASGIVEYQLNKVIP